A genome region from Fusarium musae strain F31 chromosome 5, whole genome shotgun sequence includes the following:
- a CDS encoding hypothetical protein (EggNog:ENOG41) has product MVQQPSAGEPAGPVVKGVIPTAKQALSDLFIWKQRVVITNENGEETTEWRDPDPIKNPISLMAQLSGKDWVFFLVGFCAWTADAFDFHALSIQTKKLAAYYDTSKTSITTAITLTLLLRSVGAAMFGLAGDKWGRKWPMVFNMIILGVLQIATIYSSTFQQFLAVRSLFGLFMGGVYGNAIAMALESCPSNARGLMSGILQQGYSFGYVLAACANLGVGGSTESWKTVFWIAAGISIAVGIVRIFFPESQQFLEARAKGKQSSTPGAFWADCKKMLIAEWKMCVYCCFLMTWFNYYSHTSQDSYTTFMLTQKELNNSAASRASILMKTGACVGGTIIGYLSQFVGRRRAIIFSAFMSALMIPAWILPTTERGLSASGFFIQFFVQGAWGVIPIHLNELSPPAFRSSFPGVTYQIGNMISSPSAQIVNAIAEKTFVTLKNGDKVEAYGPVMGIATAIIALGIMFTTMFGPEKRGRAFEHAVAGVHDETLPQHQKKDIETASVEQVEMDERNKNKEEA; this is encoded by the exons ATGGTACAGCAACCATCTGCAGGCGAGCCCGCTGGCCCCGTGGTCAAGGGTGTCATTCCCACGGCTAAGCAAGCTCTCAGTGATCTCTTCATCTGGAAGCAGCGCGTCGTGATCACCAACGAGAATGGTGAAGAGACCACTGAGTGGCGGGACCCAGATCCCATCAAGAACCCCATCAGTCTCATGGCTCAGCTTTCTGGCAAGGATTGGgtcttcttccttgttgGATTCTGCGCCTGGACTGCTGATGCTTTCGACTTCCACGCTTTGTCAATCCAGACCAAGAAGCTGGCGGCCTACTATGACACCAGCAAGACCTCCATCACCACTGCCATCACCCTCACTCTTCTCCTCCGATCTGTCGGTGCCGCCATGTTCGGTCTCGCTGGTGACAAATGGGGTCGCAAGTGGCCCATGGTCTTCAACATGATCATCCTCGGTGTTCTTCAGATCGCCACCATCTACAGCTCAACCTTCCAGCAGTTCCTCGCCGTGCGAAGTCTCTTTGGCCTCTTCATGGGCGGAGTCTACGGCAATGCTATCGCCATGGCTCTCGAGTCGTGCCC CTCCAACGCTCGAGGCTTGATGTCTGGTATTTTGCAACAGGGCTACTCTTTCGGCTACGTCTTGGCTGCATGCGCCAACCTTGGCGTTGGAGGCAGCACTGAGAGTTGGAAGACAGTTTTCTGGATTGCTG CTGGTATCTCAATTGCCGTCGGTATCGTTCGTATCTTCTTCCCCGAGTCCCAACAATTCCTCGAAGCCCGCGCCAAGGGAAAGCAGTCTTCCACTCCCGGTGCCTTCTGGGCAGACTGCAAGAAGATGCTTATCGCTGAGTGGAAGATGTGCGTTTACTGTTGTTTCCTCATGACTTGGTTCAACTACTACTCGCACACTTCTCAAGACTCCTACACTACCTTCATGCTGACGCAGAAGGAACTCAACAACTCTGCTGCTTCTCGCGCCTCGATTCTCATGAAGACTGGTGCTTGTGTGGGTGGTACGATCATTGGATACCTCAGCCAGTTTGTTGGTCGTCGCCGTGCCATCATCTTTTCGGCTTTCATGTCCGCCCTCATGATCCCAGCCTGGATTCTCCCCACCACCGAGAGAGGACTGAGTGCTTCTGGTTTCTTCATCCAGTTCTTCGTTCAGGGTGCCTGGGGTGTTATTcccatccatctcaacgAGCTGTCGCCTCCTGCCTTCCGATCTTCATTCCCTGGTGTCACCTACCAGATCGGCAACATgatctcatctccatctgCCCAGATTGTCAACGCCATCGCCGAAAAGACATTCGTCACACTTAAGAACGGCGACAAGGTTGAGGCTTATGGTCCTGTCATGGGTATTGCTACTGCTATCATTGCCCTTGGTATCATGTTCACCACAATGTTTGGTCCTGAGAAGCGTGGCCGTGCCTTTGAGCATGCCGTTGCTGGTGTTCACGACGAAACCCTTCCTCAGCACCAAAAGAAGGATATCGAGACAGCTAGTGTTGAGCAGGTCGAGATGGACGAGAGAAATAAGAATAAAGAGGAGGCTTAA